TCGAATCCGCGCCATGCTGGAACAGCGCGTTGACCTTGCGCGTGGTGTCCGCCGCATCGGTGACGACGCCCGCGCGCATGGCGGCGGGCACTTCGACATCGGGGGCAAAGCCGGTCACCTCGCCGCCGCCGCCCGGAATCGTCACATAGGCCCCCACCGCGCTGATGCGCGGGCCGATCACGTCGCCCCGGTTGATCGCATCGCGCAGCGCGACATCGGCAAAGGCACGGAAATCGCCGCAATTGTGGACCGTGGTGAACCCCGCCATCAGCGTCTCGCGGGCATGGCGCGCGCCGATATAGGCGATGTCCATGGCCGAATGGAGCAGCGGTTCGGCCACGTTCTCCGACTGGTCGGCATCGGCAAGGTGGACGTGCATGTCGATCAGGCCGGGCAGAACGGTATAGGCCGACCAGTCGATCACCCGCGCGCCCGCAGGCACCGGGCCATCGGGCCCAATCGCCGCCACGCGCCCGTTCTCGACCCGCAGCAGCCGCGCGCCCAGCACTTTGCCTGCCTCGGGATCGACCAGATGCCCGGCGCGGACATAGACGGTCTGGTTATCGGGAACCGGCCGATCAGATGTCTGGGCATGGGCAGTGGAAGAAAGGGCGGGCAGGGCCTGACTCATCAGGAGGCTGGCAGCAAGAAAGCGGGCAGAACGCATCATGGGCGATACCCTAGACTGACCGCAAAGCGGGTTGCGAGCGAAATTTCGCCGGGCGCCAACGGTGGCACTCGCGGTGTCGGGATCGGGCCTGCAAAACGGCCATTTCACGGTGTTTCACCGGCGCGACACTTGGCCTCCCAACCCTATCAATAGGTACTGTCGGCCCCTCGACCAGGCCGCGAAGCTGGACCTATATCCTACTGGCGAAAGTTCGGCATGAGGATTAGCCTGACCCCACAAGAAGGGCGGCTATTCACGCCA
The genomic region above belongs to Novosphingobium sp. IK01 and contains:
- a CDS encoding amidohydrolase family protein — translated: MRSARFLAASLLMSQALPALSSTAHAQTSDRPVPDNQTVYVRAGHLVDPEAGKVLGARLLRVENGRVAAIGPDGPVPAGARVIDWSAYTVLPGLIDMHVHLADADQSENVAEPLLHSAMDIAYIGARHARETLMAGFTTVHNCGDFRAFADVALRDAINRGDVIGPRISAVGAYVTIPGGGGEVTGFAPDVEVPAAMRAGVVTDAADTTRKVNALFQHGADSIKLIATGAVLAQGTEPGQQELSEEEMHAAVVVARGRGSWVTAHAHGAEGIKSAMRAGVKAIEHASLIDDEGIAMAKAKGVWLDMDIYDGDWIGDYGRAHHWPADMLRKNDETTQAQRDGFAKAVRAGVRLAYGTDAGVYPHGLNARQFKVMVRYGMTPMQAIQAATTVSAELLGWSHDVGALSPGHFADMIAVSGDPLADISILEHVDHVIKGGQEVR